TGCGTTGGCGTGCGGGTTTGCCAGTGCCAGCCACTTCACCAACCGCTTTCGCCAGGTGCTGGGTGGAACGCCCGGCGAGTATCGCCAGGCGCTTTTGCGTTGATCAGAACTCCAGCGTGCTCGACAACGAAATCTGCCGCGAATCGCCCATCGACACGAAGAACCGACTCGCCGCCGACGTGTAGTAAGTGCGATCAAACAGGTTCTTCACGTTGAGCTGGAACTTGACCTTCTGCCCTTCGACTTTGGTGTCGTACGTGGCGAACGCATCGGCCACGGTGTAGCTCGGCAGCTCGAAATCATTCACCGCGTTACCCGCTCGCTCACCGACATATCGCGCGCCTGCGCCAACCCGAAGCTGATCGCCACCGATCACGCTGCCGAAGTCGTAGACCGCCGACAGCGAGCCGGTGTTCTTCGCTACGTTTTGCAGCTTGTTGCCTTTGTAGTCCGGATCTTCCGTGACCTCGGCGTCGGTGTAGGCGTAACTGCCGATCATGCTCCAGCGATCACTGAGCTGGCCGGTCAGATCCACTTCCAGGCCACGGGAACGCACTTCCCCGGCGGCGCTGTAGATCGTGGTCGGGCCTTCGGCGTTGGCCACCAGCACGTTGCGTTTCTTGATGTCGAACAGGGCGATGTTGCCGGTGACACGCCCCGGAATGTCGAGACGAGCGCCCAGCTCCCAGGACTTGGCTTCTTCCGGTGCGATGCTGCCGTCAAGCACCGTGCTGCTGCCGCTCAGCGGGGCGATGGTCGAGTTCGGTTTGAACGATTCGGTGTAGCTGCCATAGAACGACAACGCGTCGGTGTAGCGATACACCAGGCCTGCACGTGGCACCCATTTCTGGCCATTGTTGTCGGTGTTGGCCTTGAACGGCACGCCTTTGCCAGCGTACTGGTCGTACTCCTGGAAGCGCCCGCCGGCCACCAGAATCCACTGGTCGTTGAGGTGGATCGAGTCCTGCAGGAACACCGAATCGCTGCGCAGCAGATCGGTCTGCGCACTGTCCGCCGGGCTGACGGTGGTACCGGCGACTTCGCGGCCGTAGACCGGATTGACGTAGCTGAAGGTGCTCAGGCTTTTCTGGCGGATCAGGTCCGCGCGGTAGATCTTGCGGTACTCGTCGTCGACGCCGAACACCAGGTCATGCTGCATGCCCAATACGTTGACCTTGCCTTCGAGACTGGCGGTGGTGAAACGGTCGGTGCTGATCGCGCCCTGAGTGCCGTCCATACTGCGGGTCAGGGTGCCTTTCTTGGTATCGATCGCGGTTACGCGGACCTGGCTGGCGTCGTAGGTTTCACGGTTCCAGCTGTAGCCGAAATGGGCTTTCCAATCGTCGTTGAGTTCGTGATCGGCCTCGAAGTGATAGAGGTCCGAACGCCCTTCCATGTCGTTGAATTTCTCGTCGAGACGCTCGTTGCGCGAGATGTCCAGCGGATGGTTGGTGCGGGGATCGATCAGCGTGCCACGGTCGAACGGTGTCAAAAACTCGCGATGCTCATAGGCGAACAGCAGCTTGGTGCGCTCGCCGTACCAGGCCAGCGACGGTGCGATCAGGCTTTCACGGTGGGTACCGAAGTTGCGCCAGTAATCTTCGTCTTCGTGATCCAGCACCATGCGATAGGCCAGTCCGGAATCGCCCAGCGCACCGGTGCTGTCGAGCGAGCCGCCACTGCCGTTCTTGCCGTCACCGTAGGTCGAGCCACGTAGCGTCAGGGCGTTGTACTGGGTCAGTTCGGGCTTTTTGCTGACCATGTTGACCACGCCACCCGGGTCCTGAATCCCGTAGAGCAGCGAGGCCGGGCCCTTGAGCACTTCGACGCGATCCACGGTCGCGTTCATGCCACGGCCCTGCACCACCGGCATGCCGTCGCGCATGATCGAGCCGTTGCGGTTGTCGCCGAAGCCCCGGGTCATCACCGAATCCTGGGTGCTGCCCAGCGTGTTGCCCTGGGTGATGCCGCTGACGTTGGCCAGCGCATCATCGAGATTGCGCGGCGCCTGATCGCGAATGACCTGGGCCGGGATCACGTTGACGGTCTGCGGGATTTCCTGAAGCGAGGCCGAGGAGCGCATCACCGAACTGGTTTCCAGTGGCTGGTAACTCATCGGTTGATCGATGACCGAGGTGATGTTCGTTGCGCTGAGGTTCAACGCGCCTGCGGTCGGTTGCGGTTCGAGTGCCAGGGTATGGCTGTCGGTGCGGCGGAAGGTCAGGCCGGAACCCGCAAGCAGACGCTGCAACGCCTGTTCGGCACTCATCTGCCCGTTGACCGCCGGCGCGTTGAGGCCGTACGGCGCTTCGACGGTGTAGACCACGCTCTGGCCGGTCACGCGACTGAAGTCGCTCAAGGCTTGCGGCAGCGGTTTGGCGGCCAGGGAAAAACTGAACTGTTTCTGTGGCTGGCTGCTGTTGCTGTCAGCGGCCTGCGCCACGCTCATCGGCAGCAACGCCAACGCCGCAAAACTCAGCGCCGAGGCACCGAACCACTGTTTGACCGAACCCGATTTTGCCCTGGACTTCATTGCTCATGACCTGTGTAGAACCGCAACGGATGCGAATGACTCGCAGTTTCAGTCACTACACGGATGGCGCCGGGATTTACCTCACCACAAATTTGAAAATATTTTCAGCGCAGGATGATCAGCTTGCCCAATACCTGATGCTGATTGAATCCCAGAACCCCTTGCAGCGAATTCAGCACGGCTTGCGGGTCCTTGCTCGGAAAGCTTCCGCTGACCTTGCGCGCGCTCAGTTCGTCGTTGAGCAACACGATCCGTCCCGGGTAATAACGCCGCAGATCCTGCACCACATCGGCCAGTGTCGACTTGTAGTAAGTCAGCCAGCCCTGACGCCAGGCCAGTTGCGCTTCGCTGTCCACGGCATGCAGTTTTTGCGCTGCGCCTTCGCCGTACGCCACTTGCTGACCGGCGGTGAGAACCTGCTGTTCGGCATCACGCGCCGCCGTCACACCGACGCGCCCGGACAGTACGGTGACTTGTGCGCCATGAGGTTGCAGACGCACTTCGAACTGCGTACCAAGCACCCGAGCCTGGCCCTTTTCAGCCTCGACCACGAACGGCTCACCGGTGTGGGTCACGCTGAAAAACCCGGCGCCTCGACGTACCTGAACATGCCGCTCGCCATGACTGAAATCCACGGCGATGGCGCTGTCAGCATCCAGCGTGACCTGCGACTGATCGGCCAAGGTCACGGTGCGGATTTCGCCGGGCGCCGAAACATAATCGGCGCCCAGATCATCAACCCAGCGCTGCGGCTGCCAACCGGTGCCGAGGCTGATCATCAACAACAGACAGGCCGCCATCGCCAGCGCCCCGGCCCAACGCCGGACCTGCGGACGGCGCGGTCGGTCCATCGCATTGAGATAACCCTGCAAGGCGAATGCCTCTTCATCGGCCAGAGTGCGGGCGGGCCCTTCACTCAATTCCCAGATGACCTGTGCCTGGGCGTATGCCTCGGCGTGGGCCGGATCGGCGCGCAGCCATTGGCTAAAGGTCAGTTGATCACCGGTGCTGGGGCGGTCGTGCAACAGGCTCAGCCAGGCAAAAGCCGCCTGTTCCTGAGCGGGCGTCGGGGTGACGCGGTCGGTGTGATTCACGGTGCTTTCCCTGGCAGGCGTGGCGCGGGTTCGCGCAGGCTGGCCTTGCAGGCCTCGAGGGCGCGCATCATATGTTTTTCCACGGCGCTTTGGGACAGGCCCATGGCTTTGGCGATCTCGGCGTACTTGCGCCCGTGGATGCGATTGAGCAAAAAG
The sequence above is a segment of the Pseudomonas sp. HS6 genome. Coding sequences within it:
- a CDS encoding TonB-dependent receptor; the encoded protein is MKSRAKSGSVKQWFGASALSFAALALLPMSVAQAADSNSSQPQKQFSFSLAAKPLPQALSDFSRVTGQSVVYTVEAPYGLNAPAVNGQMSAEQALQRLLAGSGLTFRRTDSHTLALEPQPTAGALNLSATNITSVIDQPMSYQPLETSSVMRSSASLQEIPQTVNVIPAQVIRDQAPRNLDDALANVSGITQGNTLGSTQDSVMTRGFGDNRNGSIMRDGMPVVQGRGMNATVDRVEVLKGPASLLYGIQDPGGVVNMVSKKPELTQYNALTLRGSTYGDGKNGSGGSLDSTGALGDSGLAYRMVLDHEDEDYWRNFGTHRESLIAPSLAWYGERTKLLFAYEHREFLTPFDRGTLIDPRTNHPLDISRNERLDEKFNDMEGRSDLYHFEADHELNDDWKAHFGYSWNRETYDASQVRVTAIDTKKGTLTRSMDGTQGAISTDRFTTASLEGKVNVLGMQHDLVFGVDDEYRKIYRADLIRQKSLSTFSYVNPVYGREVAGTTVSPADSAQTDLLRSDSVFLQDSIHLNDQWILVAGGRFQEYDQYAGKGVPFKANTDNNGQKWVPRAGLVYRYTDALSFYGSYTESFKPNSTIAPLSGSSTVLDGSIAPEEAKSWELGARLDIPGRVTGNIALFDIKKRNVLVANAEGPTTIYSAAGEVRSRGLEVDLTGQLSDRWSMIGSYAYTDAEVTEDPDYKGNKLQNVAKNTGSLSAVYDFGSVIGGDQLRVGAGARYVGERAGNAVNDFELPSYTVADAFATYDTKVEGQKVKFQLNVKNLFDRTYYTSAASRFFVSMGDSRQISLSSTLEF
- a CDS encoding FecR family protein, which gives rise to MNHTDRVTPTPAQEQAAFAWLSLLHDRPSTGDQLTFSQWLRADPAHAEAYAQAQVIWELSEGPARTLADEEAFALQGYLNAMDRPRRPQVRRWAGALAMAACLLLMISLGTGWQPQRWVDDLGADYVSAPGEIRTVTLADQSQVTLDADSAIAVDFSHGERHVQVRRGAGFFSVTHTGEPFVVEAEKGQARVLGTQFEVRLQPHGAQVTVLSGRVGVTAARDAEQQVLTAGQQVAYGEGAAQKLHAVDSEAQLAWRQGWLTYYKSTLADVVQDLRRYYPGRIVLLNDELSARKVSGSFPSKDPQAVLNSLQGVLGFNQHQVLGKLIILR